A stretch of DNA from Pasteurellaceae bacterium RH1A:
TTTTGATGTGTAGGATAGGTGGGAGCCTTAGAAGCAGTCACGCCAGTGATTGTGGAGGCGTCCTTGAAATACCACCCTTTAACGTTTGATGTTCTAACGAAGTATGGAAACACGTACTCGGACAGTGTCTGGTGGGTAGTTTGACTGGGGCGGTCTCCTCCCAAAGCGTAACGGAGGAGCACGAAGGTTTGCTAATGACGGTCGGACATCGTCAGGTTAGTGCAATGGTATAAGCAAGCTTAACTGCGAGACAGACAAGTCGAGCAGGTGCGAAAGCAGGTCATAGTGATCCGGTGGTTCTGAATGGAAGGGCCATCGCTCAACGGATAAAAGGTACTCCGGGGATAACAGGCTGATACCGCCCAAGAGTTCATATCGACGGCGGTGTTTGGCACCTCGATGTCGGCTCATCACATCCTGGGGCTGAAGTAGGTCCCAAGGGTATGGCTGTTCGCCATTTAAAGTGGTACGCGAGCTGGGTTTAGAACGTCGTGAGACAGTTCGGTCCCTATCTGCCGTGGGCGTTGGAGAATTGAGAGGGGTTGCTCCTAGTACGAGAGGACCGGAGTGAACGCACCGCTGGTGTTTCGGTTGTGTCGCCAGACGCATTGCCGAGTAGCTAAGTGCGGAAGAGATAAGTGCTGAAAGCATCTAAGCACGAAACTTGCCTTAAGATGAGTTCTCCCTGACTATAAGTCAGTAAGGGTTGTTGAAGACTACGACGTAGATAGGTCAGATGTGTAAGTGGTGTGAGCCATTGAGCTAACTGATACTAATTGCCCGAGAGGCTTAACTATACAACGCTCAAGCGTTTTTAGAAACGAAGAAGCAAAAACGAAGAAACAACGAATAACAAAGACTACTAGGTTTTCAGCTTGATTACAAAAAAGAACAAAAACAAAAAACAACAGAGAAAAGAATTTTCCTGATGGCCATAGTGCTGTGGCACCACCTGACCCCATACCGAACTCAGAAGTGAAACGCAGTCACGCCGATGGTAGTGTGGGGTTTCCCCATGTGAGAGTAGGACACCATCAGGGTTTTATTAAGAAGAACCGCTAGAGTGAAAGCTTTAGCGGTTTTTTGCTATCTAGACTTAAGACAAGCGGTTGAGATTTGCAAGAAAATTGCAAAAAAGATCCGCTTGTAAAAACTTGTACTTTCTATTTCTCAAAGAGGGCAGAACAGAGTACAATGCAAGACCTTTTCCCCTTTTAAAAACATAAGGATTATTGAATGAAAATTACCAAAAACGTTGTACCAAGCATTGCCTATCAAGTGCGTACCCAAGATGGCGTATTAGTGGATGAAGCACCAGCCAATCAACCCCTTGAATACCTACATGGCCATAACAACCTTGTTATCGGTTTAGAAAATGCTCTTGAAGGCAAGAGTGTGGGCGATAAGTTAGAAGTACGCGTACAGCCTGAAGAAGCCTACGGCGAATACAACGAAAATATGGTACAACGTGTGCCAAAAGAAGTCTTCCAAGGTGTGGATGAATTAGAAGTGGGCATGCGTTTTATCGCAGACACCGACATCGGTCCATTACCGGTGGTTATCACTGAAGTAGATGGTGATGAAGTGGTAGTGGATGGCAACCACATGTTGGCAGGCCAAGAACTACATTTTGTTGTTGAAGTAGTTGCCACCCGTGAAGCGACATTAGAAGAAATCGCCCACGGCCATATCCATTCAGGCGGCGGTTGCTGCGGTGGTCACGACAGCGATGAAGAAGGCCACGGCTGTGGTTGCGGCTCTCATCACGATCACCACCACGATCACGACCATCATCACGGACACGGCGGTTGTGGTTGCAATCACTAATTAGGTGTGACCAGATGGAAAACTCCCTCCTATCAGGCACGGATTACCTCCGTGCCGTTTTAAGTTCAAATATCTACGATCTGGCCCAAACCACCCCCTTACAAAAAATGGAAAAGCTCTCGGAGCGTTTGGGTAATAGCATCTTTATTAAGCGTGAAGATCGTCAGCCTGTCCACAGCTTTAAGCTGCGTGGGGCCTATGCCATGATTGCCTCCCTCTCTCCTGCACAAAAGGCGGCGGGTGTGATTGCGGCCTCGGCCGGCAACCATGCTCAAGGCGTTGCCCTCTCTGCTAACCATTTGGGCTTGCGGGCCCTTATCGTTATGCCTCAAAGCACCCCTTCTATCAAGGTTGATGCTGTTAAGGGCTTTGGTGGTGAGGTGCTTTTACACGGTGCTAATTTCGATGAAGCCAAGGCCAAGGCCATTGCTTTATCCCAAGAATTGGGCATGACCTTTATTCACCCCTTCGATCACCCCAAGGTTATCGCAGGCCAGGGCACCATTGGCCTAGAGTTGCTCCAGCAAAATGCCCATTTAGACCGTATTTTTCTGCCGGTTGGCGGTGGCGGTTTGGCAGCGGGTGTGGCTGTCTTTATCAAGCAAATGTTGCCGGATGTTAAGGTTATCGGGGTAGAATCTGAGGACTCAGCCTGCCTTTACGCTGCATTAAAAGCAGGACAACCGACCGATTTAGACCGTGTTGGCCTCTTTGCTGATGGTGTGGCTGTCAAACGGATTGGCGATGAAACCTTCCGTCTCTTGCAGCAGTATATTGATGATGTAGTCTTGGTGGATGCCGATGAAATCTGTGCGGCCATGAAGGACGTTTTTGAAAACGTGCGTGCCGTATCTGAGCCATCGGGTGCTTTGTCCTTGGCGGGCTTGAAAAAATATGCCGCCCAACATGATCTACAAGGCGAAAATTTAGCCTGTGTTCTGTCGGGTGCCAATCTCAATTTCCATACCCTACGTTATGTGTCTGAACGCTGTGAGCTGGGCGAAAAACACGAAGCCTTGCTGGCCGTGACCATTCCTGAACAAAAGGGCAGCTTCCTTAAATTCTGTCAAATCTTGGGAGACCGAGCCGTGACCGAATTTAACTACCGTCACGCTGATGATCACCAAGCCTGTGTTTTTGTTGGAGTTCGCATTGCAGGGGAAAAAGAGAAGGCCGATATTATCGACAACCTCCAGCAGCATGGCTATGAGGTAAGCGATCTGTCTGATGACGACATTGCCAAAACCCATGTGCGTTATATGATCGGCGGCCACTGCCCAAGCATTGAGAATGAAAGCCTCTACAGCTTTGAATTCCCAGAGCAAAAGGGCGCCTTGCTTAAATTCCTCCAAACCTTAGGCAACCATTGGGATATTTCCCTTTTCCACTACCGTGCCCACGGCGTGGATTATGGTGATATTCTCGTAGCCTTTGATCTAGATGAGAACGACAAGGTCTTATTTAACCAGCACCTAAAAGTCCTGGGCTATAGCTACCAAAATGTCAGTGAAAGTCGGGCCTATCAACAATTTTTACGCTAGGCCACAAGCGGTCAAAACTTGCGAGAAATTTGCAAAAATAGGCCGCTTGTGTGAGTAAAAAGACTTGACAATCTTGACGGCTTAAGCCATTCTCTCACCTGTTTTTGACAAGCCAAGGGCCAAGCAATGAAACAATTTGCAAGCATTACCACCACCATGACGACCATTATGCAAAAGCCATAGTGCGGGTGGATTTGGCTCAAACTAACAGAACAACTGAACCCGCCCACAAGCGG
This window harbors:
- a CDS encoding peptidylprolyl isomerase is translated as MKITKNVVPSIAYQVRTQDGVLVDEAPANQPLEYLHGHNNLVIGLENALEGKSVGDKLEVRVQPEEAYGEYNENMVQRVPKEVFQGVDELEVGMRFIADTDIGPLPVVITEVDGDEVVVDGNHMLAGQELHFVVEVVATREATLEEIAHGHIHSGGGCCGGHDSDEEGHGCGCGSHHDHHHDHDHHHGHGGCGCNH
- a CDS encoding PLP-dependent threonine dehydratase (threonine deaminase; threonine dehydratase; in Escherichia coli, IlvA is part of the isoleucine biosynthetic pathway) yields the protein MENSLLSGTDYLRAVLSSNIYDLAQTTPLQKMEKLSERLGNSIFIKREDRQPVHSFKLRGAYAMIASLSPAQKAAGVIAASAGNHAQGVALSANHLGLRALIVMPQSTPSIKVDAVKGFGGEVLLHGANFDEAKAKAIALSQELGMTFIHPFDHPKVIAGQGTIGLELLQQNAHLDRIFLPVGGGGLAAGVAVFIKQMLPDVKVIGVESEDSACLYAALKAGQPTDLDRVGLFADGVAVKRIGDETFRLLQQYIDDVVLVDADEICAAMKDVFENVRAVSEPSGALSLAGLKKYAAQHDLQGENLACVLSGANLNFHTLRYVSERCELGEKHEALLAVTIPEQKGSFLKFCQILGDRAVTEFNYRHADDHQACVFVGVRIAGEKEKADIIDNLQQHGYEVSDLSDDDIAKTHVRYMIGGHCPSIENESLYSFEFPEQKGALLKFLQTLGNHWDISLFHYRAHGVDYGDILVAFDLDENDKVLFNQHLKVLGYSYQNVSESRAYQQFLR